From one Stigmatella erecta genomic stretch:
- a CDS encoding Crp/Fnr family transcriptional regulator, with amino-acid sequence MSHAPLLARIPLFENLQPEELGQLSSLLHPRHCSKGDVIFQQGDEGAELYIVQTGQVAIRLHSPEGKEVILTLLGSGEVFGELSLLDGEPRSAHAVAREETMLLSLRREDFHRFLDSRPQVARSLLATLSRLVRRVTQHVHDATFLDARTRLVRVLLDLSRNQGEPRPRGVAIRQRLTQSELANLCGLTRESTNKWLRFYVREGMLEYESGQITLLDPEKFHRELG; translated from the coding sequence TTGTCGCACGCACCGCTGCTGGCCCGGATTCCCCTCTTCGAGAACCTCCAGCCCGAGGAGCTCGGGCAGCTGTCCTCCCTGCTCCACCCCCGGCACTGCTCCAAGGGGGATGTCATCTTCCAGCAGGGCGATGAGGGCGCGGAACTCTACATCGTCCAGACGGGCCAGGTGGCCATCCGCCTCCACTCCCCGGAGGGCAAGGAGGTCATCCTCACCCTGCTGGGCAGCGGGGAGGTGTTCGGCGAGCTGTCCCTGCTGGATGGGGAGCCCCGCTCGGCCCACGCCGTGGCCCGGGAGGAGACCATGCTGCTGAGCCTGCGCCGGGAGGACTTCCACCGCTTCCTGGACAGCCGCCCCCAGGTGGCCCGGAGCCTGCTGGCCACCCTGAGCCGGCTGGTGCGGCGGGTCACCCAGCACGTGCATGACGCCACCTTCCTGGACGCGCGCACCCGCCTGGTGCGAGTCCTCCTGGACTTGAGCCGGAACCAGGGCGAGCCCCGCCCCCGGGGCGTCGCCATCCGGCAGCGGCTCACCCAGTCGGAGCTGGCCAACCTCTGCGGGCTGACCCGGGAGAGCACCAACAAGTGGCTGCGCTTCTATGTCCGCGAGGGGATGCTGGAGTACGAGTCCGGGCAAATCACCCTGCTCGACCCGGAGAAGTTCCACCGGGAGCTGGGCTAG
- a CDS encoding cyclic nucleotide-binding domain-containing protein has translation MKDTLRQYKDRAAELFSQGNLEGALSEYQCVMESAPDDATTRQRVAELLQLLGRRQESLATYEVLADVWAKRGWVLRALALCKAILQIDPTHARTQHLLETLHAQQLETPLTRPPPPRPSEPRPAVAEAPISLGRQPRIPIFSQLSGSEFLSLVGDMELRVFPAGATLVEQGQASSSMFAIVEGSVGLIRHSRSGGPRTVAFMGEGDLFGELALVTDGPSRSSVQALERTVVLELTSDRVAQLIRRAPSVGQMLQTFHRERLLSNAMSTHSLFRGLSREQKEAMTRDFQLCSVPTGKVLIEQGCPVEALYLLLHGHCQVVLDEGSEDESLLPPMEAGDVFGEISMLLSVPATVTVRAASRCTLLRLERDACERHLFHQPGLRELLTRIAAERLHRTSRAHAAAPR, from the coding sequence ATGAAGGACACGCTGCGCCAGTACAAGGACCGGGCCGCCGAGTTGTTCTCCCAGGGCAACCTGGAGGGAGCGCTCTCGGAGTACCAGTGCGTCATGGAGTCGGCCCCCGACGACGCCACCACCCGGCAGCGCGTGGCGGAGCTGCTCCAGCTGCTGGGCCGCCGTCAGGAGTCCCTGGCCACCTATGAAGTCCTGGCGGACGTCTGGGCCAAGCGGGGCTGGGTGCTGCGCGCGCTCGCCCTGTGCAAGGCCATCCTTCAGATCGATCCCACCCATGCGCGGACCCAACACCTGCTGGAGACCTTGCATGCCCAGCAGCTGGAGACGCCCCTGACGCGGCCACCCCCGCCCCGGCCCTCCGAGCCCCGGCCCGCCGTGGCCGAGGCGCCCATCTCGCTGGGCAGGCAGCCCCGCATCCCCATCTTCTCCCAGCTCAGCGGCAGCGAGTTCCTGTCGCTGGTGGGAGACATGGAGCTGCGGGTCTTTCCCGCCGGGGCTACCCTGGTGGAGCAGGGGCAGGCCTCCAGCTCCATGTTCGCCATTGTCGAGGGGAGCGTGGGGCTCATCCGCCACTCCCGCTCCGGGGGGCCGCGCACCGTGGCCTTCATGGGCGAGGGGGACCTGTTCGGAGAGCTGGCCCTCGTCACGGACGGGCCGAGCCGATCGAGCGTCCAGGCGCTCGAGCGCACGGTGGTGCTGGAGCTGACCTCGGACCGGGTGGCCCAGCTCATCCGGCGCGCGCCCTCCGTGGGGCAGATGCTGCAGACCTTCCACCGGGAGCGCCTGCTGTCGAACGCGATGAGCACCCACTCCCTGTTCCGGGGCCTGTCGCGGGAGCAGAAGGAGGCGATGACGCGGGACTTCCAGCTCTGCTCGGTGCCCACGGGCAAGGTGCTCATCGAGCAGGGCTGCCCGGTGGAGGCGCTGTACCTGCTGCTCCATGGCCACTGCCAGGTGGTGCTCGATGAGGGCTCCGAGGACGAGAGCCTCCTGCCGCCGATGGAGGCGGGGGACGTGTTCGGAGAAATCTCCATGCTGCTGAGCGTGCCGGCGACGGTCACCGTCCGCGCCGCCTCGCGCTGCACGCTGCTGCGGCTGGAGCGCGACGCCTGCGAGAGGCACCTCTTCCATCAGCCCGGGCTGCGGGAGCTGCTCACGCGCATCGCCGCCGAGCGGCTGCACCGCACCTCCCGCGCCCATGCCGCCGCGCCCCGGTGA
- a CDS encoding trifunctional serine/threonine-protein kinase/ATP-binding protein/sensor histidine kinase: MRGIIGYELKAQIHRSTRTLVYRAHRLADGAPVVLKLLGEEYPSLEDVTRFKREYEIGRKVSGTGAVVVLGLEPVGNSWAIVMEDSGARPLRALLDERRLSLEEALQWGIALASALAAVHRLGVLHKDVNPSNIVVEPLQQQLRFIDFGLASLQARETPSLLHPHHLEGTVRYISPEQTGRMNRVIDHRSDLYSLGVTLYEMLTGRVPFASVDTVELVHLHIAQRPPPPREVEPSLPLPVSEVVMKLLAKTAEDRYQSALGLKRDLEECLKAWRAAPQEPGRSLENFLPGQHDCARGFLLPQKLYGREVQVEGLMRALDRGARGQAGLVLVSGESGMGKSMLVHEMRGPALERGIHFLPGKFEQLQRDVPYAPLLQAFSDFVRRLLTTSEAELGRWRQRLTEALGENGQVIVDVLPLLARVIGPQPPVPELSSQEAPLRFNLVFQRFVGALVSEQHPLALFLDDLQWADHPSLQFIQMLLTESGLRHLLIVGAYREDEVGPAHPLRWMQKSLEEAGAHVTRLRMGPLEPSHVEQLVTDTFHGATGRTEPLARLLWDRSGGNPLFIGQLLRALYEDGLIGLAPDENAWTWDLEAIRARGLTDNVVALMTSKLQRLPGPTRQVLELAACLGNRFPLRSLAIVLGCAPGEVEERLAPAIAEDLILPLDREERAYRFFHDRVQQAAYSLISPEDRAALHLRVARMLLACAAPEQWEEHLIERVHQLNLGLSLVTGEAERCELARLNLLAGRKAKASAAFEPALRYFSVGRSLLPEDAWTRHYALCRDLFMEAMETEYANSRLERGDELSELLLERIQEPVEKARVYEVRMASCVMRSEIHRTIEDGYRAMSLLGLELPRNVDLTVLLERLAPVQALIEGRSQEELLNLPPMTEPRWLALCQLSMTMISALYSQNALSALTVSMEMLKLCLLHGNAPEAPSFYVDYGVIQSSILDDMGRASELADLVLALQERTNLRRLKCKVYLITASSILHWKRHLRDTLPPLQVAIEAGLETGDMEFLAYSASFFSLHQFYAGLPLDEVLQQTERSLQLMTARKLKAGSYILRTLRQTLLNLMGRSRETTRLVGESFDEARELVDLEASGSGWGLSLLYLKQGLLAYFFRDRARAAALSEVAEPHVTTLVGQFPYLLFHFYQSLALLSAHGGASEADRARFLAQVEKNQARTKHWVDHSPVNSLHRYLLVEAERARVRGDRLSAVALYEEAAAEARKQGYVNEEALCHELAAEFLLSIGRDRLARDSLLEAAGAYRRWGAEAKVADLEKRYPVAFARSQALARAHNPLTSTSSSGGGDLLDLATVIKAAQAISGEILLDPLLERLMRIVLENAGAQRGLLILVRGGSLVIEAEQAVGSASAARLSSPVEGSTLLSPAIVHFVARTRESLVLDNASAEGLFTQDPYVAAHRLRSVLCAPLISQGKLVALLYLENNHGVGAFTAGRLEVLRLLSAQASLSLQNALLFAQMEEYSHTLEQRVEERTRELQSKNEELGRTMRHLRDTQKQLVAQEKLASLGTLTAGIAHELKNPLNFINNFAELALEFTQELSKAMASPPTPALREEQDEVLGHLQQNVSKIREHGRRANHIINGMLLHTRELSGRRASAQLNAVLAESVDHGYLGFRAKTPGFEVDIQAEYDPEVAEVDMVVPELSRVFINAVDNACYALRRKKSLLGAAFAPRLAVRTRSQGDFVEVRLRDNGTGIPKHLLGNVFNPFFTTKPAGEGTGLGLSLSHDIVVGGHQGHIRLESQEGEFAELIIELPKRAPAL; encoded by the coding sequence ATGCGGGGCATCATCGGGTACGAGCTCAAGGCCCAGATCCACCGAAGCACGCGCACCCTGGTGTACCGGGCCCACCGCCTCGCGGACGGGGCGCCCGTGGTGCTCAAGCTGCTGGGAGAGGAGTACCCCAGCCTGGAGGATGTCACCCGCTTCAAGCGCGAGTACGAGATTGGCCGCAAGGTCTCGGGCACGGGGGCCGTGGTGGTGCTCGGGCTGGAGCCCGTGGGCAACAGCTGGGCCATCGTGATGGAGGACTCCGGGGCCCGGCCCCTGCGGGCCCTTCTGGACGAGCGCCGGCTGTCCCTGGAGGAGGCGCTCCAGTGGGGCATCGCGCTGGCCTCCGCGCTCGCCGCGGTGCACCGGTTGGGGGTGCTCCACAAGGACGTCAACCCCTCCAACATCGTCGTCGAGCCGCTCCAGCAGCAGCTTCGGTTCATCGACTTTGGGCTGGCCTCCCTGCAGGCCCGGGAGACCCCCAGCCTGCTGCATCCCCACCACCTGGAGGGCACCGTGCGCTACATCTCGCCCGAGCAGACCGGGCGGATGAACCGCGTCATCGACCACCGCTCGGACCTCTACTCCCTGGGCGTGACGCTCTACGAGATGCTGACCGGGCGCGTCCCCTTCGCCTCCGTGGACACGGTCGAGCTGGTCCACCTCCACATCGCCCAGCGGCCGCCGCCACCCCGGGAGGTGGAGCCCTCCCTGCCGCTTCCCGTCTCGGAGGTGGTGATGAAGCTGCTCGCCAAGACGGCGGAGGACCGGTACCAGAGCGCGCTGGGGCTGAAGCGGGACCTGGAGGAGTGCCTGAAGGCCTGGCGGGCAGCGCCCCAGGAGCCCGGGCGGAGCCTGGAGAACTTCCTGCCGGGCCAGCACGACTGCGCCCGCGGGTTCCTGCTCCCCCAGAAGCTCTACGGGCGCGAGGTGCAGGTGGAGGGGCTGATGCGGGCCCTGGACCGGGGCGCGCGGGGCCAGGCCGGGCTGGTGCTGGTGAGCGGCGAGTCCGGCATGGGCAAGAGCATGCTCGTCCACGAGATGCGGGGGCCCGCCCTGGAGCGGGGCATTCACTTCCTGCCGGGCAAGTTCGAGCAGCTGCAGCGGGACGTGCCCTATGCCCCGTTGCTCCAGGCCTTCTCCGACTTCGTCCGCCGGCTCCTGACGACGAGCGAGGCGGAGCTGGGCCGCTGGCGGCAGCGGCTCACCGAGGCCCTGGGCGAGAACGGCCAGGTGATTGTCGATGTGCTGCCCCTGCTCGCGCGCGTCATCGGGCCGCAGCCGCCCGTGCCGGAGCTGTCCTCGCAGGAAGCCCCCCTGCGCTTCAACCTCGTCTTCCAGCGCTTCGTGGGCGCCCTCGTCTCGGAGCAGCACCCGCTGGCCCTCTTCCTGGATGACTTGCAGTGGGCGGACCACCCCTCGCTCCAGTTCATCCAGATGCTCCTGACGGAGTCGGGGCTCCGGCACCTGCTCATCGTGGGGGCCTACCGCGAGGACGAGGTGGGCCCCGCGCACCCGCTGCGCTGGATGCAGAAGTCCCTGGAAGAGGCGGGCGCGCACGTCACCAGGCTGCGCATGGGCCCCCTGGAGCCCTCGCACGTGGAGCAGCTCGTCACGGACACGTTCCACGGCGCCACTGGGCGCACGGAGCCCTTGGCCCGGCTGCTCTGGGACCGCTCCGGGGGCAATCCCCTCTTCATCGGGCAGCTGCTGCGGGCGCTGTACGAGGATGGGCTCATCGGCCTGGCCCCGGACGAGAACGCGTGGACCTGGGACCTGGAGGCCATCCGGGCGCGGGGGCTGACCGACAACGTCGTCGCGCTGATGACCTCCAAGCTTCAGCGGCTGCCGGGGCCAACGCGGCAGGTGCTGGAGCTGGCCGCCTGCCTGGGCAACCGGTTCCCGCTCCGCTCCCTGGCCATCGTGCTCGGGTGTGCCCCCGGGGAGGTGGAGGAGCGGCTGGCGCCGGCCATCGCGGAGGACCTCATCCTGCCCCTGGACCGCGAGGAGCGCGCCTACCGGTTCTTTCACGACCGCGTGCAGCAGGCCGCCTACTCCCTCATCTCCCCGGAGGACCGGGCGGCGCTGCACCTGCGCGTGGCCCGGATGCTGCTGGCCTGCGCGGCGCCCGAGCAGTGGGAGGAGCACCTCATCGAGCGGGTCCACCAGCTCAACCTGGGCCTGTCCCTGGTGACGGGCGAGGCGGAGCGGTGCGAGCTGGCGCGGCTCAACCTCCTGGCGGGCCGCAAGGCCAAGGCCTCGGCCGCGTTCGAGCCCGCCCTGCGCTATTTCTCGGTGGGCCGTTCGCTCCTGCCCGAGGACGCCTGGACGCGGCACTACGCCCTGTGCCGCGACCTCTTCATGGAGGCCATGGAGACGGAGTACGCCAACAGCCGCCTCGAACGGGGAGATGAGCTCTCGGAGCTGCTGCTCGAACGGATCCAGGAGCCGGTGGAGAAGGCGCGGGTGTACGAGGTCCGCATGGCCTCCTGCGTGATGCGCAGTGAGATTCACCGGACCATCGAGGATGGGTACCGGGCCATGTCCCTGCTGGGCCTGGAGCTGCCCCGGAACGTGGACCTGACGGTCCTGCTGGAGCGCCTCGCCCCGGTCCAGGCGCTCATCGAAGGCCGCAGCCAGGAGGAACTGCTGAACCTGCCGCCGATGACGGAGCCCCGGTGGCTGGCGCTCTGTCAGCTCTCCATGACGATGATCTCTGCGTTGTACTCGCAGAACGCGCTCTCGGCGCTGACCGTCTCCATGGAGATGCTGAAGCTGTGCCTGCTGCATGGCAACGCGCCGGAGGCCCCCTCGTTCTATGTGGATTACGGGGTCATCCAATCGTCCATCCTGGACGACATGGGCCGGGCCAGCGAACTCGCGGACCTGGTCCTGGCGCTGCAGGAGCGGACGAACCTGCGGCGGCTCAAGTGCAAGGTGTACCTCATCACCGCCAGCTCCATCCTGCACTGGAAGCGGCACCTGCGCGACACGCTGCCGCCGCTGCAGGTGGCCATCGAGGCAGGGCTGGAGACCGGGGACATGGAGTTCCTGGCGTACTCGGCCAGCTTCTTCTCCCTGCATCAGTTCTACGCGGGCCTTCCGCTCGACGAGGTGCTGCAGCAGACCGAGCGCTCCCTGCAGCTGATGACGGCCCGGAAGCTCAAGGCGGGCTCCTACATCCTGCGCACCCTCCGGCAGACCCTGCTCAACCTGATGGGCCGCTCCCGGGAGACCACGCGGCTGGTGGGGGAGTCCTTCGATGAGGCGCGGGAGCTGGTGGATCTCGAAGCGTCGGGCTCGGGCTGGGGCCTGTCCTTGCTCTACCTGAAGCAGGGCCTGCTGGCGTACTTCTTCCGGGACCGGGCGCGCGCGGCCGCCCTGTCGGAGGTGGCGGAGCCGCATGTGACGACGCTGGTGGGCCAGTTCCCCTACCTGCTCTTCCACTTCTACCAGTCGCTGGCGCTGCTCTCGGCGCATGGCGGCGCGTCCGAGGCGGACCGGGCGCGCTTCCTGGCCCAGGTCGAGAAGAACCAGGCGCGCACGAAGCACTGGGTGGATCATTCGCCGGTGAACTCGCTGCACCGCTACCTGCTCGTGGAGGCGGAGCGGGCGCGGGTGCGCGGAGACCGGCTGAGCGCGGTGGCGCTCTACGAGGAGGCCGCGGCGGAGGCCCGGAAGCAGGGCTACGTGAACGAAGAGGCCCTGTGCCACGAGCTCGCCGCGGAGTTCCTGCTGTCCATCGGCCGGGACCGGCTGGCCCGGGACAGCCTGCTGGAGGCCGCGGGGGCCTACCGCCGCTGGGGCGCCGAGGCCAAGGTGGCCGACCTCGAGAAGCGCTACCCGGTGGCCTTCGCCCGGAGCCAGGCCCTGGCCCGCGCCCACAACCCCCTGACGAGCACCTCCTCCAGCGGAGGGGGGGACCTGCTCGACCTGGCCACCGTCATCAAGGCCGCCCAGGCCATCTCGGGGGAGATTCTCCTGGACCCCCTGCTGGAGCGCCTGATGCGCATCGTGCTGGAGAACGCGGGGGCGCAGCGCGGGCTGCTCATCCTGGTGCGCGGGGGCTCGCTCGTCATCGAGGCCGAGCAGGCGGTGGGCTCGGCGTCCGCGGCCCGGCTCTCCTCGCCGGTGGAGGGCAGCACGCTGCTCTCCCCGGCCATCGTTCACTTCGTGGCGCGCACGCGCGAGAGCCTCGTGCTGGACAACGCCTCGGCCGAAGGGCTGTTCACGCAGGACCCCTACGTGGCCGCGCACCGCCTGCGCTCGGTGCTCTGCGCGCCGCTCATCAGCCAGGGCAAGCTGGTGGCCCTGCTCTACCTGGAGAACAACCACGGGGTGGGGGCCTTCACCGCGGGGCGGCTGGAGGTGCTGCGCCTGCTCTCGGCCCAGGCCTCGCTGTCGCTCCAGAACGCGCTGCTCTTCGCGCAGATGGAGGAGTACAGCCACACGCTCGAGCAGCGCGTGGAGGAGCGCACGCGCGAGCTGCAGTCGAAGAACGAGGAGCTGGGCCGCACGATGCGGCACCTGCGCGACACGCAGAAGCAGCTCGTGGCCCAGGAGAAGCTGGCCTCCCTGGGCACGCTCACCGCGGGCATCGCCCACGAGCTGAAGAACCCCCTCAACTTCATCAACAACTTCGCGGAGCTGGCCCTGGAGTTCACCCAGGAGCTGTCCAAGGCCATGGCCTCCCCGCCCACCCCCGCCCTCCGCGAGGAGCAGGACGAGGTGCTCGGGCACCTCCAGCAGAACGTGTCGAAGATCCGCGAGCACGGCCGGCGCGCCAACCACATCATCAACGGCATGCTGCTGCACACGCGCGAGCTGTCGGGCCGGCGCGCCTCCGCGCAGCTGAACGCCGTGCTCGCCGAGAGCGTGGACCACGGCTACCTGGGCTTTCGCGCCAAGACGCCCGGCTTCGAGGTGGACATCCAGGCGGAGTACGATCCCGAGGTGGCGGAGGTGGACATGGTGGTCCCGGAGCTCAGCCGGGTGTTCATCAACGCCGTGGACAACGCCTGCTATGCGCTGCGCCGCAAGAAGAGCCTGCTGGGCGCGGCGTTCGCGCCGCGGCTGGCCGTGCGCACCCGGAGCCAGGGGGACTTCGTGGAGGTGCGGCTGCGGGACAACGGCACGGGCATTCCCAAGCACCTGCTGGGCAACGTGTTCAACCCCTTCTTCACCACCAAGCCGGCCGGCGAGGGCACGGGGCTGGGGCTCTCGCTCAGCCACGACATCGTCGTGGGCGGGCACCAGGGCCATATCCGCCTGGAATCCCAGGAGGGGGAGTTCGCCGAACTCATCATCGAGCTGCCCAAGCGCGCGCCAGCCCTTTGA
- the bcp gene encoding thioredoxin-dependent thiol peroxidase, translated as MPIPQAGSAAPGFQLPDQNGNTVSLAQFAGKHVVLYFYPKDDTPGCTTEACDFRDESSALQKAGAVVLGVSPDSTARHQKFAAKFNLPFALLADTEHTASETYGVWGEKTNYGRTYMGITRTTFLIDPRGQVKHVWPKVKVAGHVQEVLALLRGEAPAGAKKAAAKKAPAPRR; from the coding sequence ATGCCCATTCCCCAAGCAGGTAGCGCGGCCCCGGGTTTCCAGCTCCCGGATCAAAACGGAAACACCGTGTCGCTCGCCCAGTTCGCGGGCAAGCACGTCGTCCTCTACTTCTACCCCAAGGACGACACCCCCGGCTGCACGACGGAGGCGTGTGACTTCCGGGACGAGTCCTCCGCGCTCCAGAAGGCGGGCGCGGTGGTGCTGGGCGTGTCGCCGGACAGCACCGCGCGGCACCAGAAGTTCGCCGCCAAGTTCAACCTGCCCTTTGCGCTGCTGGCGGACACGGAGCACACGGCCTCCGAGACGTATGGCGTCTGGGGCGAGAAGACCAACTACGGCCGCACGTACATGGGCATCACCCGGACCACCTTCCTCATTGATCCGCGAGGCCAGGTGAAACACGTCTGGCCGAAGGTGAAGGTGGCGGGCCACGTCCAGGAGGTGCTTGCCCTGTTGAGGGGCGAGGCGCCTGCCGGGGCGAAGAAGGCTGCCGCGAAGAAGGCGCCTGCCCCCCGGCGCTGA
- the nagZ gene encoding beta-N-acetylhexosaminidase has protein sequence MTSSSALYRDCARLFMVGFPGPRVDADFAALMKDGIFGAILFKRNVGSAQETAQLCRDIKTRADRPFILSVDQEGGRVARLRGTPFTTLPPLRELGQGADASLALRAGQLLAHELRAVGFDWDFAPVLDVDTNPANPVIGDRSFSREAAEVARLGVALARGLEAGGVASCGKHFPGHGDTTTDSHHTLPRLAHDLERLRRVELVPFQAFAQAGLASLMTAHVLFEAIEPGLPATMSRRVLHGVLREELGFDGVLVSDDLEMKAIADHYSVEEAAVQGTLAGVDLFLVCHSAPVQRRAIEALVKAVESGRVPRERIAEAHRRLARLEARFAHPAEDRLATLGDSAHRALAEGLASHFAGKDPTERLA, from the coding sequence GTGACTTCCTCCTCAGCGCTCTACCGTGATTGTGCCCGCCTCTTCATGGTGGGGTTCCCCGGCCCCCGGGTGGACGCGGACTTCGCCGCCCTCATGAAGGACGGCATCTTCGGCGCCATCCTCTTCAAGCGGAACGTCGGCTCCGCGCAGGAGACGGCCCAGCTGTGCCGGGACATCAAGACGCGGGCGGACCGGCCCTTCATCCTCTCGGTGGACCAGGAGGGAGGCCGCGTGGCCCGGCTCCGGGGAACACCTTTCACCACCCTTCCTCCTCTGAGGGAGCTGGGACAGGGGGCAGACGCGTCCCTGGCCCTGCGGGCCGGGCAGCTGCTCGCGCACGAGCTGCGCGCGGTGGGGTTCGACTGGGACTTCGCGCCCGTGCTGGATGTGGACACCAACCCGGCCAATCCGGTCATCGGCGATCGCAGCTTCAGCCGGGAGGCGGCCGAAGTGGCCCGGCTGGGCGTGGCGCTCGCGCGAGGGCTGGAGGCGGGGGGCGTGGCCTCCTGTGGCAAACACTTCCCGGGCCATGGGGACACCACCACCGACAGCCACCACACCCTGCCGCGCCTGGCGCATGACCTGGAGCGGCTGCGCCGCGTGGAGCTGGTGCCCTTCCAGGCCTTCGCCCAGGCGGGGCTCGCCTCGCTGATGACGGCGCACGTGCTGTTCGAGGCCATCGAGCCGGGCCTGCCCGCCACGATGAGCCGGCGCGTGCTCCACGGGGTGCTGCGCGAGGAGCTGGGCTTCGACGGGGTGCTCGTCAGCGACGACCTGGAGATGAAGGCCATCGCGGACCACTACTCGGTGGAAGAGGCCGCCGTGCAAGGCACGCTGGCCGGGGTGGACCTGTTCCTGGTGTGTCACAGCGCCCCGGTGCAGCGGCGGGCCATCGAGGCGCTGGTGAAGGCCGTGGAGTCCGGCCGGGTGCCGCGCGAGCGCATCGCCGAGGCCCACCGGCGGCTGGCCCGGCTGGAGGCCCGCTTCGCCCACCCGGCGGAGGACCGGCTCGCCACGCTCGGCGACAGCGCCCACCGCGCGCTGGCCGAGGGGCTCGCCAGTCACTTCGCCGGGAAGGACCCCACCGAGCGCCTGGCGTAG
- a CDS encoding sensor histidine kinase, which yields MLHDSTDATLLPTLPPDVLEEVKQEGLPRTFQPGEPLFAEGARDYDFFVLLSGEVRITQRVGDEDQVLGVYRPGEFVGELALLSGGPAPVTGRAVGAVRALQVKADTFRQMMAVCSPLARFAVQGMVARRQEVEAQVRQHEKLAMLGRMAAGLAHELNNPAAAARRSAQQLREKSLAAHHQALTYDSRFTDPQREALLELVSELQASPPKPLDALSQSDLEDALLEWLGIHGMSQAYGRAATFAAAGVDLPHLEVLGASLEGPVLAAGLEWLETLLALAQLADVLEVGTSRISSLVSAVSQYTYVDREAPQEVDVHTSLEATLAMFAHRLSGGVTVRRDYDTTLPKLWAHGGELNQVWSNLIENALDAMQDQGTLRVSTRRRGDEVYVEIGDSGPGISEDILGRIWEPFFTTKAMGQGTGLGLDIVLRVIERRHGGRIHVESAPGNTFFRVELPLKPELPH from the coding sequence ATGCTGCATGACTCCACAGATGCCACGCTGTTGCCCACCCTGCCTCCCGATGTGCTCGAGGAGGTGAAGCAGGAGGGGCTTCCCCGCACGTTCCAGCCGGGCGAGCCCCTCTTCGCCGAGGGGGCGCGGGACTACGATTTCTTCGTTCTTCTGTCCGGGGAGGTCCGCATCACCCAGCGCGTGGGGGATGAGGATCAGGTCCTGGGCGTCTACCGGCCGGGCGAGTTCGTGGGGGAGCTGGCTCTGCTCTCGGGCGGGCCCGCGCCGGTGACGGGGCGGGCCGTGGGCGCCGTGAGGGCGCTCCAGGTGAAGGCGGACACGTTCCGCCAGATGATGGCCGTGTGCTCGCCGCTGGCGAGGTTCGCCGTCCAGGGCATGGTGGCGCGCCGCCAAGAGGTGGAGGCGCAGGTCCGCCAGCACGAGAAGCTGGCCATGCTCGGGCGCATGGCGGCGGGGCTGGCGCACGAGCTGAACAACCCGGCGGCGGCGGCGCGGCGCTCGGCCCAGCAGCTCCGGGAGAAGAGCCTGGCGGCCCACCACCAGGCCCTGACCTATGACAGCCGCTTCACGGACCCCCAGCGCGAGGCGCTGCTGGAGCTGGTGAGCGAGCTGCAGGCCTCGCCCCCCAAGCCCCTGGATGCGCTGTCCCAGAGTGACTTGGAGGACGCGCTGCTCGAATGGCTGGGGATTCACGGCATGAGCCAGGCATATGGCCGGGCGGCGACCTTCGCGGCGGCGGGGGTGGACCTGCCGCACCTGGAGGTGCTGGGGGCCTCGCTGGAGGGGCCGGTGCTCGCCGCGGGGCTGGAGTGGCTGGAGACGTTGCTGGCCCTGGCGCAGCTCGCGGACGTGCTGGAGGTGGGCACGTCGCGCATTTCCTCGCTCGTCTCCGCGGTGAGCCAGTACACGTACGTGGACCGCGAGGCGCCCCAGGAGGTGGATGTGCACACCAGCCTGGAGGCCACGCTGGCCATGTTCGCCCACCGGTTGAGCGGGGGCGTGACGGTGCGGCGCGACTACGACACCACCCTGCCCAAGCTGTGGGCCCACGGGGGGGAGCTCAACCAGGTCTGGTCCAACCTCATCGAGAATGCCCTGGATGCGATGCAGGACCAGGGCACGTTGCGCGTGAGCACCCGCCGCCGGGGCGACGAGGTGTACGTGGAGATTGGCGACAGCGGCCCGGGCATCTCCGAGGACATCCTGGGGCGCATCTGGGAGCCGTTCTTCACCACCAAGGCCATGGGGCAGGGCACCGGGCTGGGGCTGGACATCGTCCTGCGCGTCATCGAGCGCCGCCATGGCGGGCGCATCCACGTCGAGTCGGCGCCGGGCAACACCTTCTTCCGGGTGGAGCTGCCCCTGAAGCCCGAGCTGCCCCACTGA